Within Rhodopirellula islandica, the genomic segment CGATGTGCCATCGGGACCCGCGGTTGAGTTGATGTTGCCGTCAGGTGTTTCGTCGTCGGTGGCGTTGGCTGGCGAACCTTTGCGGCCTCGCCAATAAGGCAGCAACGCCAACCCGAGCAAAGTGATCGTCATCCCACCGCCCAAACGCATCAGCTTCCAAGCCTGCGGAACGTAACTGTTTTCGTTTGGGTCATAGCTGTAACACCACAGCACAAACTGATCGACGATCCCGCCCACATTGCCTTGACCAGCCTCGACCAACGCCAACTTCATCTGGTCCGGGGGAAAGGCAACGCCAAGCGAATAACGCGTGATCACACCGTCGGGTGAGACAAACGCCAGCATCGCCGGGTGAGCGTACTCTTTGGTGCGGGGGTTGTACTTGTAGGAGAAGCCCACTTCTTTGGCCAAGCGTTCCACGTTGGCCTTTGTCGTTCGTGTGAACGACCATCCCTCTTCTGCCTTCTCATGCGAAGGAACTTGTTCGACGTATCGTTTCTTCGTGTCGCGAAGTCGTTGATCGGTTTCGGTCGGGTCGATGCTGACACTGAGCAACTGAAAATCTTCACCAATCTTCAAGTCGTCCATCTGGTCGAGCGATTGAGCGAGCTGATTCAGTTGCACGTTGCAAAGCATCGGGCAGTTGCTGTAGTTCAGCGTCAAAATCAGCGAACGTTCACCATCGAGGTAATGACTCAGCGTGAATTGGCGGCCCTTCGAATCGATCAGCTTCATGTCGCCGGGCAGTTGATTGCCCAAACGCTGCTCCACGGTGACGTTCTCCACTCCCATTGGCACACCATCGTTCAGCAGAACCGGTGCTCCCTGTTCCATGGCCCCCGTGCTGGGCTGAGCCGACACAGGTGATCCGACGCCAGCCACGAACGCGAACATTCCGGCCACGAACACCCAACTTGCCAGTGGCAAGCGGTTGGTCATTCGGCGGGAAACGAGCGTATTCATAGTGGATCGCTGGGGAGGGATGGGTTGAAAGGGTCGTGGTCTCAGGCTTCGTCTTGCGAACCGGCCTTCTTGACCATCTTCTTCATCGCGTCTTCGACGGGAATCGTCACATTGCCCGTTTCCGGATCCACGCCGTAACGCGAAATCTCAGCGGATTGGTCCGCGAGCACCGCGTTCTGGCGGGAATACGAAGCCGATTGAACCTTGCGTTCATCGACAATGTCCGCCATCGCGAAGTACAGGACCTGGACCGCTAACACGGTAACCGCAGTGACCAAGATCGAGATCACGCTGATGACCGCGATTCGTTTGACATTGAGGTCGTCGTAGGCTGCCATGAGTAAGGATTCAGTAGAAAGGAGATGGGTGGGGTCCGAACAGCGGCAAATTGCCGCAAAACGCAGATCGGTTTAGAAATTTTCGAATGCCAGCGACTCACCCAAGCGAGGGTCGCGAACCGGCACCACACGAGTTCCAGCGGCCAATTTGAGCATCAAACCCAACATCAGAGCGATCATTCCAATCACGCAAACCAGTGTCGCAATGATTCCGGCTGCACCGCCCAAGCCCATTCCGGCTTCCGGGATGATGATCCAGTACAGGTCAACGAGGTGCAAAACCAAGATGTAAGCCGCCCAGCAGGAAATCAGCCAAGGGCGACGCCGAACGTGGCGGCTCATCGTGCCAGCAAACGGCAATCCCCAGTGCAGGATCATCAGCACCAACGAGACGTTGAACCACCCGTTGGTCGACCGTGTGTAGAACCAGTGAGTTTCCTCAGGGATGTTGGCGTACCAAATCAGCATGTATTGGCTGAACGAAATGTATCCCCAGAAACAAATGAACCCGAAGATCAATTTGCCCAAATCGTGGTAGTGCTCGACCGTGACTTCGTCTCGCATCGCACCGGCTCGCTGCAGCAAAAAGCTGAACAAGCAGATCGCACAGTGCGCGGACAGAATGCTGCCGGTGAAGAGGTACACCCCGAACATGGTCGAGAACCACATTGGAGCCAGGCTCATCACCCAATCAAACGCAGCAAACGATGTGCAGAACGAAAACGCGATGACGGCAGGGCCACTGCGAGCTTGCAGCTTTTCAGTGATCGTGATCTCGCCCGTCTCGTCTTGGCGTTGGCTACCGCGGTAATACCAGGCGGCGATGCCACACCAAACGGTCAAGTAGATGAGCGACCGAGCGACGAACCAATTGGGGTTCAACCAACGTTCCTTTTGCTCCCAAATCGCACTCGGGATACCGTGCTCGGCTTGGTAACCCTCGGCGGACCACACATACAACGATCCAGTGTAGGCCGAGACCGCGATGGGAATGAACAGCAATGCCAATGGAATGACCATGATCATCATCAGCTCCGCGACGCGTCGTACCACGACGCTCCATCCCGCACGCGACAGGTGCTGGATCAAAACGAAGAACAACGACCCAATCGCAAGGGTCAGGCAGTACATGTAAGCCACCAAGTACGATGACATCCCGAATCGACCGCCGACGGCCGAGTTGGAGAAGAACGCACCGCCGACCAGTGCCACGATGCCCCCGATGATCATGGGCAACGACAACCCAGCCAAAGAGGCGGGAAGTTGAAATGCCGGGTCATCGGCAGGCTTGATAGCGACCGCTTTGTGTGACATGGGAGATGTGAGGGCTGAGACTAAGTGATGTGATGACTGGTTTGATGCCGGGTGGTCCGGCGTCGGACGCTTGCGTTTCTCGGCTGGGGCGGTTGCCCGCCTGCCGATCACAAAAGCGACCTACTCGGCGTCGGCGGCTTCTGCCGCCTTGGCTGCTTCGGCTTCGGCGGCGGCTTTCAACTTCGCTTGAACGTCGGCCTGTTCTTTTTCGATCTTCGATCGCTGTGATCCCGGAACGTCTTCCAATGTCGCGTCCTGGCTGGTCTGCAACGCTCGCACATAGGCCACAATCGCCCAGCGATCCTTGGCTTTGATCTGCGAAGCGTAACCTGGCATTTTGCGGACACCGTTGGTGATCGTGCTGAACAACTTGCCGTCGGGGTAAACGTCCGAGTACAGCGTTGGGTCATGCATGTTCGACGGTGGCGTCCACGTGGTCGCCAAAATCTCTTGAGCTCGGCGATTGACCAAGCCGTTTCCGCGCCCGTTCATGCCGTGGCAGACGGAGCAGTAAATGTTGAATTGTTGTTGACCACGGGCCAGAGCTTCTTCGCTCAGCTCGAGTGGATTCTCAGTCAACCAAGGTGTGTCGTCCGCGGTCGCTGCGACCGAAGTGTTTTCGGAAGCTTCGCCGGTCTCGCCAGCAGGGGCTGGTTCCTCCGTCGCCGCTTCGTCTGCGGTCTGTTCCTCAACGGCAGGCTCTTCAGCTGCCACCTCGTCTTCTTCATCCACGGCAACATCGGATTGCAGAGCAACCAACTGAGCAGCACGTGGGGCATCGATGCTGGCCAATTCGTCCATGTCGATGCCGGTCTTGAAGTTCAAATCCCAATCCATTTCGCCGCGGCGAACGGTTCCGGGAACATCAGGACGCATCGCGCGGCCATCGGCAAACAAACTGGTTGTTTGCTGAGCGTCTTTCGAGGGCGAAAAGTCCATGTCGGGGAAGATGTGGAAACGCGGCGAACCACTTTTGGTCACTCGCATCCGCAACACAGCCAGAGCTGGAATCGAAGACAGGCAAATCACGGTCGCCAGGGTGATCAGCAGTCCCTTGGGAATGACTTTGGACGAGTCATCCTCGAGCACAGGCTCCACAAACTCACCGCCGAGTTCGCCCAGCAAGGCCTTCGCACCGGCTTCGTCAAATCGCGAGTCCTTGGCATCCAAGAACAAGAAGAACGTGTCGTCCGTCGCACGATCGAATCGTGGGCTGGTGAACATCGGGTTGCTGAACCGGGGCAGACCATTCAAGGCCCACATCCCAAAGAACGTTCCGAACGACGCCAGCAAAATCGTCAACTCAAACGTCACCGGAATGAACGCCGGCAAGGAGATGAAAGGCTTGCCCGAGATGATGTAGGGATACTGAATGCCTTCGAACAGTTCCGTTTGACCGTTCAAGCTGATCTGCATCAACAGTGCGATCGTGGTACCAGTCAAACCCGCCGCCAAAGAGATCCATGGCAAAATGGTGGGTTTGATTCCCAGGGCCGTGTCGATCCCGTGCACCGGGAATGGCGTGAACGCATCCGCTTTGGTGTAGCCCGCGTCGCGAACACGACGACAAGCCGCCAGCAGCGAATCGACATCCGTGAATTCGGCGACGACACCGTGGACTTTTTTGTCGTCCGCGACTGTCTTCGGTTTGGGTTGGGATTCAGTCATGAGAAAGATTTCAATGAACGGTTTTCAGTGATCAGGATTCAGCACGTCAAGGAGGCGTTGGCCGCGAATGCCGCGACCAACAAACTCAGTGATCGTCCTCGTGCGAATGGTTGGCGTGAGCCATGTGCAATTCTTTGGCGAGTGTCGCCTTCGTCTCCGCCATGTTGACGATCGGCATCAAACGGCAGAACAACAGGAACAGAGTGAAGAACAATCCGAACGAACCAATCAACATGCACCAATCGACCCACGTTGGGCTGAAGTAAGCCCAAGCACTTGGCAAGTAATCTCGCGAGAGACTGGTGATCGTGATCACGAAGCGTTCAAACCACATTCCGATGTTCACAAAGATCGAAACGACAAACATGATCCAGGGTGTTGTCCGAGCTTTCTTCGACCAGAAGATATTGGGCGAAACCACGTTGCAGGTGATCATCGTCCAGTACGCCCACCAGTAAGGACCAAAGGCCCGGTTGATGAAGGCAAATTTCTCTTCGGGGACTTGGCCGAACCAAGCGATGAAGAACTCCGTTCCGTACGCCAAACCGACGATCAAGCCGGTCGTCAGGATGATCTTGCACATGTTTTCCAAGTGCCGGATCGTGATCAGTTTTTCAATGTTGAAGATCTTCCGAGCGGGGACCATCAACGTGATCACCATCGCGAAACCGGAGAAGATAGCCCCAGCGACAAAGTAAGGCGGGAAGATCGTCGTGTGCCAACCGGGAACCTGCGAAACCGCGAAGTCAAAGGACACGATCGTGTGCACCGACAAAACCAGCGGGGCAGCGAAAGCAGCCAACAGAGCGTAAGCCTTTTCGTATCGCATCCAGTGCCGTGACGAACCACTCCAGCCCAGTGCCAGGACGCCATAAGCGGCACGCCGGATTGGATTCTTGCTGCGGTCACGGAAGGTCGCCAAATCGGGAACCATGCCCATGTACCAGAACAACAACGAGACGGTCGCGTAGGTCGAAACCGCGAACACGTCCCACAGCAGCGGGCTGCGGAATTGTGGCCACATCCAAAGGTTCAAACTGGGATAGGGTGCCAGCCAAAATGCGAGCCAAGCCCGACCGACGTGAATTCCCGGGAACGTCCCCGCACAAACCACGGCGAAAATCGTCATCGCCTCGGCCGTCCGGTTGATACTTGTTCGCCACTCTTGGCGGAACAGATACAAAATGGCACTGATCAGCGTTCCGGCGTGACCAATCCCGACCCAGAACACGAAGTTGACAATCGGCCAACCCCAGAAAATCGGTGCTCGGTTACCCCACACACCCACCCCGGTGTAGATCAGGTAAGCGATGCACAAACCCAACATGGTCGCCAAGTGAACGGAAACCAAAAACCCGATCACCCACGCACGAGACGGCGGTTGCTCGGCGATCTTGCAGACCGCTTCGGTGATCGAGTGATAATTCGTGTCGCCAAGAACCAGCGGTGCGCGCTGACCGGGCCGATCGTTCGAATTATCCAGTCCGTTTGGGATTGCGAGAGACATGGAAAGGGCTGAGAAAGGAGGTTGATTTCGGAGTATGAATGCGGGGGCGGGACGCGAGTCCCTAGACGATCGGCAACTGGAACGGA encodes:
- a CDS encoding SCO family protein; translated protein: MNTLVSRRMTNRLPLASWVFVAGMFAFVAGVGSPVSAQPSTGAMEQGAPVLLNDGVPMGVENVTVEQRLGNQLPGDMKLIDSKGRQFTLSHYLDGERSLILTLNYSNCPMLCNVQLNQLAQSLDQMDDLKIGEDFQLLSVSIDPTETDQRLRDTKKRYVEQVPSHEKAEEGWSFTRTTKANVERLAKEVGFSYKYNPRTKEYAHPAMLAFVSPDGVITRYSLGVAFPPDQMKLALVEAGQGNVGGIVDQFVLWCYSYDPNENSYVPQAWKLMRLGGGMTITLLGLALLPYWRGRKGSPANATDDETPDGNINSTAGPDGTSEPAPLKPTQWHLHGNAD
- a CDS encoding quinol:electron acceptor oxidoreductase subunit ActD, which translates into the protein MTESQPKPKTVADDKKVHGVVAEFTDVDSLLAACRRVRDAGYTKADAFTPFPVHGIDTALGIKPTILPWISLAAGLTGTTIALLMQISLNGQTELFEGIQYPYIISGKPFISLPAFIPVTFELTILLASFGTFFGMWALNGLPRFSNPMFTSPRFDRATDDTFFLFLDAKDSRFDEAGAKALLGELGGEFVEPVLEDDSSKVIPKGLLITLATVICLSSIPALAVLRMRVTKSGSPRFHIFPDMDFSPSKDAQQTTSLFADGRAMRPDVPGTVRRGEMDWDLNFKTGIDMDELASIDAPRAAQLVALQSDVAVDEEDEVAAEEPAVEEQTADEAATEEPAPAGETGEASENTSVAATADDTPWLTENPLELSEEALARGQQQFNIYCSVCHGMNGRGNGLVNRRAQEILATTWTPPSNMHDPTLYSDVYPDGKLFSTITNGVRKMPGYASQIKAKDRWAIVAYVRALQTSQDATLEDVPGSQRSKIEKEQADVQAKLKAAAEAEAAKAAEAADAE
- the nrfD gene encoding NrfD/PsrC family molybdoenzyme membrane anchor subunit; translation: MSLAIPNGLDNSNDRPGQRAPLVLGDTNYHSITEAVCKIAEQPPSRAWVIGFLVSVHLATMLGLCIAYLIYTGVGVWGNRAPIFWGWPIVNFVFWVGIGHAGTLISAILYLFRQEWRTSINRTAEAMTIFAVVCAGTFPGIHVGRAWLAFWLAPYPSLNLWMWPQFRSPLLWDVFAVSTYATVSLLFWYMGMVPDLATFRDRSKNPIRRAAYGVLALGWSGSSRHWMRYEKAYALLAAFAAPLVLSVHTIVSFDFAVSQVPGWHTTIFPPYFVAGAIFSGFAMVITLMVPARKIFNIEKLITIRHLENMCKIILTTGLIVGLAYGTEFFIAWFGQVPEEKFAFINRAFGPYWWAYWTMITCNVVSPNIFWSKKARTTPWIMFVVSIFVNIGMWFERFVITITSLSRDYLPSAWAYFSPTWVDWCMLIGSFGLFFTLFLLFCRLMPIVNMAETKATLAKELHMAHANHSHEDDH